AACCTTTCTGGTGACCGCCCTGGTCATCGGCGTCGGCCTGTGGCTGGCCCCCGAGGACCCCTTGCAGGTGCAGGGCGAGTTTCCCTGGTCGGTGCTGGCGCCGCTGCTGCTGGGGGTGCGCTACGGGTTTGTCCGCGGCCTGATCAGTGCCAGCCTGCTGGTAGCGGCGTTCTTTGCCCTGCGTCATTCGGGGCTGGCGAGCTACGCCCAGGTCGCGCCGTCCTACATTGTCGGCGTACTGGTCTGCGGCATGCTGGTGGGCGAGGTGCGCGACCTCTGGGAGCGGCGTTTGCTGCGCTTGCAGATGGCCAACGAGTACCGCCAGTACCGGCTCGATGATTTCACCCGGGCGCACCAGATTCTGCGGGTCTCCCATGACCGCCTGGAGCAGCGCCTGGCGGGTAGCGACCAGAGCTTGCGCAGTTCCCTGCTGGGCCTGCGTGATCGGCTGCGCGCGGCGCCCAATGGCGGCGACCCGCTGAGCCTGCTGGCCGAGCCGGTGCTGACCTTGCTCGGCCAGTACGGCTCGCTGCGGGTGGCCGGGCTGTACCGGGTGGAGCAGGGCGCCAGTGCGGCGCCACAGCTGAGCCTCTTGGCCTCGATCGGCACCATGGGGCCCCTGGACAGCCAGGACCTGCTGGTGCGTATGTGCCTGGAGCGCGAGGAGCTGGTGAGTGTGCGTGAGGAGCTGCTGGATAGCGGCGCCCAGGCCTCGGTGTCGTCCTTGCAGGCCTGTGTTCCGCTGGTGGACACCCAGGGCCAGGTGCTGGCGATTCTGGCGGTGCGGCAGATGCCGTTCTTTGCCTTCCAGGAACGCACCCTCAGCCTGCTGGCCCTGCTGGCCGGACATATCGCCGACTTGCTGCACCCGGACCCGCAGGTTTTGCAACTGCAGAGCGCCGATGCCCAGCACTTCACCCGCCAACTCAAGCGTTCACTGGTGGATGTCGAGCGCCACGGCCTGTCCGGTTGCCTCTATGCCTTCGAGCTGACCCAGCCCAATGATGAACTGGCGCGGCTGTTCGAGCGTAGCCAGCGTGGCCTGGACCTGCACCTGAGCCTGGCCAATGCACGCGGGCACGAACTGTTGCTGGTGTTGTTGCCGCTGACCAGCGCCGAGGGCGCCCAGGGCTACCTGGCACGCCTGGGCAAGCTGGTCCACGAACACTTCGGCATGAGCGTGGAGCTGGCCGGCCTGGGGGTCAAGGTACTGCCCTACGACCTGGAGTCGGCCCGGCAACGCGATGGGCTGCGTAACTTCCTGTACAACGAGTGTGGCCTGAATGATCAGCAAGTGGCTGTTTAGCGGAGCGCTGTTTTTCGAGATCGGCAGCTGGGCCAGCCTGACGGCGCAGTTGCCCGACCTGCAGACCGCGCTGCTGTATGCAATGACCCATGGCATCGCCTGTGGCCTGCTGACCGCGGCGGTCTGGCTGCTGCTGCCGGCGCGTTATCGCCGGCCGTTGCCATGGAGCCCGCTGTTCATCTTCAGCCTGGCGTTCTTTGTGCCGCTGATCGGGGCCGTCGGGGTGATTGCCGCGATCTTTCCGGCGCTGTACCTGCCGCGCAAGCGCGAGGCGCAGACGTGGCAGGCGGTGGGCATTCCCGACCTGCCGTTTCGCGCTCAGACTCAACTGCATTCGCCCACCTTCGGTGACAGCGGGCTGCAGGATGTCTTGCGTCATGCGCCGGACCCCGACCAGCGCCTGGCGGC
The DNA window shown above is from Pseudomonas protegens CHA0 and carries:
- a CDS encoding PelD GGDEF domain-containing protein, giving the protein MNSPHMDYALAPRASGPASWLETFLVTALVIGVGLWLAPEDPLQVQGEFPWSVLAPLLLGVRYGFVRGLISASLLVAAFFALRHSGLASYAQVAPSYIVGVLVCGMLVGEVRDLWERRLLRLQMANEYRQYRLDDFTRAHQILRVSHDRLEQRLAGSDQSLRSSLLGLRDRLRAAPNGGDPLSLLAEPVLTLLGQYGSLRVAGLYRVEQGASAAPQLSLLASIGTMGPLDSQDLLVRMCLEREELVSVREELLDSGAQASVSSLQACVPLVDTQGQVLAILAVRQMPFFAFQERTLSLLALLAGHIADLLHPDPQVLQLQSADAQHFTRQLKRSLVDVERHGLSGCLYAFELTQPNDELARLFERSQRGLDLHLSLANARGHELLLVLLPLTSAEGAQGYLARLGKLVHEHFGMSVELAGLGVKVLPYDLESARQRDGLRNFLYNECGLNDQQVAV